From Papaver somniferum cultivar HN1 unplaced genomic scaffold, ASM357369v1 unplaced-scaffold_99, whole genome shotgun sequence, the proteins below share one genomic window:
- the LOC113346360 gene encoding agamous-like MADS-box protein AGL23, protein MEMKKQRPGGVGRKNIKIGKIKDKSRLQVTFSKRRKGLFKKETELSVLTGSQIALIGFSPAGRSHVFGNLDLILDRFLNNINGEIQKDDEQQQRRCLEVERELEAENKRGVLLESLVNCDLGPDNYKFWWNTYVDGLSLDELVQMRSDMEQLQKCVAQRSHDLQMTSNNTASSSSSSTSSYEDKSLALMTIPSGNEIVDDDYQNEEMVNEFLFGFDFQEHEFGFGNTTPTDEEEITADMFSDDYY, encoded by the coding sequence atggagatgaaaAAGCAGAGACCAGGAGGTGTTGGTCGTAAGAATATTAAGATTGGAAAAATTAAAGACAAATCAAGATTACAGGTCACATTCTCCAAAAGACGAAAGGGTTTGTTCAAGAAGGAAACTGAATTATCTGTTTTAACTGGTTCACAAATTGCACTCATTGGTTTCTCTCCTGCCGGAAGATCCCATGTTTTTGGTAATCTTGATCTCATACTCGATCGATTTCTTAATAACATTAATGGTGAAATTCAGAAAGATGATGAACAACAACAGAGGAGGTGTTTGGAAGTTGAAAGAGAACTAGAAGCTGAAAATAAAAGAGGGGTTCTCTTGGAATCTTTGGTAAATTGTGATTTGGGGCCTGATAATTATAAATTTTGGTGGAATACATATGTTGATGGACTGAGTTTGGATGAATTGGTACAGATGAGAAGCGATATGGAACAACTCCAGAAGTGCGTCGCACAGAGATCTCATGACTTACAGATGACCAGTAACAACAcagcttcttcttcgtcttcttctacttcttcataCGAAGATAAGTCCCTTGCGTTGATGACAATACCATCTGGTAATgaaattgttgatgatgattatcaGAATGAAGAGATGGTAAATGAgtttctatttggttttgattttcaagAACATGAATTTGGGTTTGGGAATACTACTCCAACTGATGAGGAAGAAATCACAGCCGACATGTTTTCCGATGACTATTACTAG
- the LOC113346307 gene encoding uncharacterized protein LOC113346307, which translates to MAFFIPIIMATMSKKPVVTTTVVIPKVVKNKLHLFKNPNPKHSAAFFVPKCSFPLKMSKNKKGSLRPSFTTHDLIRSDMFDSDMEEEVKLYDKEEEKDMMMKRWSAKELKEGIELKINLPGFGKDDIKVTVEGSTSLVITTVLGKEEDDVVSVGSDVNEDDMNIVIIFDL; encoded by the exons ATGGCTTTCTTCATCCCCATCATCATGGCAACCATGTCAAAGAAACCTGTTGTTACTACTACTGTTGTCATCCCAAAGGTTGTGAAAAATAAGCTCCATCTTTTTAAGAACCCTAACCCCAAACATTCTGCAGCTTTTTTTGTCCCCAAATGTTCTTTCCCACTTAAAATGTCGAAAAACAAGAAAGGGTCTCTTCGTCCTAGTTTCACTACTCATGATCTTATTCGTTCAG ATATGTTTGATTCTGATATGGAGGAGGAGGTGAAGTTGtatgacaaagaagaagaaaaagatatgaTGATGAAGAGATGGAGTGCTAAAGAGCTGAAAGAAGGTATTGAGTTGAAGATCAACTTGCCTGGGTTTGGGAAGGATGATATCAAAGTCACTGTAGAGGGTAGTACCTCTCTTGTTATCACTACTGTTCTgggtaaagaagaagatgatgttgttagtgTTGGTTCAGATGTTAATGAAGATGATATGAACATTGTTATAATTTTCGATCTTTGA